From the Lysinibacillus fusiformis genome, the window CAGAGATTTAAAATTTGATACATATGCTTCGTTTAGAGTAAGAGGAGCCATCATAGATGGTTTACGAAAAGAAGACTGGTTACCGCGGTCAGCACGCGAAAAAGCCAAAAAATTAGATGCTCAAATTGAACAGCTAGAGCAAAAATATATGCGTCATGTAACACCTGAGGAACTTGCGGAGCATATGAAGTTACCTGTTGAAGATGTTTATCAGACGGTGCAGGAGCATTTTTTTTCCAATGTTCTTTCTATTAATGAACAACAAGATCAAGAAGAAACAGATGGCAAGTCATTTGTCATCCGAGATGATACAACAAAAACACCTGAGCAAGCTATCATTAAATCAGAGTTATTAGATGATTTAGCTGAAAATATTCAGAAACTCAATGAAAAAGAACAGCTTGTACTAAGTTTATTTTACACAGAGGAATTAACTTTGACTGAAATTGGTGAAATGCTTGAACTATCAACATCACGCATTTCACAAATTCATTCAAAAGCGCTATTAAAGCTACGAAAGCTATTATCGAGTGAAATGATTAATGCGTAAATATCCTTGAGGGAGAGATTCCAATGAGTTTAAAAGGTGTTGAGTTACAGATTGCTATTCCAAAAACATTTGAAGCAGGAAAAATGGCAGATCAGGCACAGCAACAAGTATTAGCCCAACAAGCACATGCAAATGAAGCATTAAAAAAAGAAGTTGAGCGTCAACAAAAAATTGTCAATACATCTGAAGGTATGGATGAAATTAGTGAGGATGAAGATGCAGGCGGTGAATATTTAACAGGTATTCATAAAAAGAAAAAAAAGGATCAACAAGAAAAACAGGCACAACATCCGTTTAAAGGGAATTTCGTGGATTTTAGTGGATAGGAGTTTACAATGACAACCATTCTAATAGCGGTGCTATTCTTTTTACAGCTCATTTCATTTTACTTTCTTATCATTTTAAACACAAAGTTAGCAAAGTTTAAAGATTTGGAAAAGAAGCAAGAACGATTAATGAGGGAAATGGACGACACCATTAGTGTGTATTTAGCTGAAATGAAAGATGAAAATGACCGTCTTATTAAAGAGTTACAAAATGTCTCACAGTCTGAAATAGCGGCTAGTAGCATGCAGCAAACCGAGCAATATGTGGCAACTCAGGAGCAGTCGCCTTTACCAGTAGTACATGAGGTAAAAAGTGATAGTTCTCTAGCCTTAGATAAAGATGCTCGTATCTATGTACCTAAAAATATTGTCGCAAATGCTTATTCACGTCAGCAACAAACAGGTTCAAAAATGGTGCAATCAGCCCCACCTCTAAAAGTGGAGGAGCAAAAAGAACCAGAAAAATTGCTGACAGTGGAACAGCAGGTTCTAGAATTAGCAAAGCAGGGAAAATCACCAGAGGAAATAGCGAAACAACTGCAAAAGGGCAAAACAGAAATCGAGCTTTTACTGAAATTCCATCACTAAATTGTTGCGAATGGTTCAAAGCTATGGTATAGTTGCAAATGGTGTTATTAATACACACGCATTTTGATGTAGTAAGTGGTGCTCTAAGCTTAGGGTAGCTTGTTGCAGATGATAAATGCGGAGGATAAAAACCAAACATATTAGGAGGAAATTCACATGTCAGTAATTTCTATGAAACAATTACTTGAAGCTGGTGTACATTTCGGTCACCAAACTCGTCGTTGGAACCCAAAAATGAAGAAATATATCTTCGTTGAACGTAACGGGATCTACATCATCGACTTACAAAAAACTGTTAAAAAATTAGAGGAAGCTTATGACTTCATGCGTCAAGTTGGTCAAGACGGTGGTAAAGTTCTTTTCGTTGGTACGAAAAAACAAGCACAAGAAGCGATCAAAGATGAAGCTGAACGTTCAGGCAACTACTACATCAACCAACGTTGGTTAGGTGGTACTCTTACAAACTTCGGTACAATTCAAAAACGTGTTGCACGTATGAAACAAATCGAAAAAATGGAAGAAGAAGGAACTTTCGAAGTTCTTCCTAAAAAAGAAGTAATCCAACTTAAAAAAGAACACGAACGTCTAATCAAATTCTTAGGCGGTATCCGTGATATGCACGATCTTCCAGACGTAATGTTCGTGGTTGACCCACGTAAAGAACGTATTGCGGTTGCAGAAGCTCGTAAATTAAACATCCCTCTAGTAGGTATTGTTGATACGAACTGTGATCCAGATGAAATCGACTACGTAATCCCTGCTAATGATGATGCTATTCGCGCTGTTAAACTTTTAACTGCTAAAATGGCTGACGCTTTAATCGAGTCAAAACAAGGTGAAGAAGAAGCTCCAGCTGTAGAAGTTGCTGCTGAGTAATTCACGTTTACAAAAAGGTGATAAGTGGCTCAGAACCCTTATCACCTTTTTTAGAACCTATCATTAAATTATGTTCAACCAATTTGAGGAGGAAACACTAAATGGCAAACATTACTGCACAATTAGTAAAAGAATTACGTGAAAAAACTGGCGCTGGTATGATGGATTGTAAAAAAGCGTTAGTACAAACAGATGGCGACTTAGAAGCAGCTATCGACTTCCTACGCGAAAAAGGTCTTTCTTCAGCTGCTAAAAAAGCTGACCGTATCGCTGCGGAAGGTACAACTTACATTTTAGAACAAGGTAACGAAGCAATCATCCTTGAAGTAAACGCTGAAACTGACTTTGTTGCGAAAAACGACAAATTCCAAGTATTAGTTGCATCTTTAGCAGAGCAATTACTTGCTGCTAAACCTGCATCAGTTGAAGCTGCTTTAGAGCTTGCAAATGCTGAAGGCGTGAAAATTGTAGATCAAATCTCTACTGCTATTGCAACAATTGGTGAAAAAATTACACTTCGTCGTTTCGAAATTAAAACAAAATCTGATGCAGATGCATTCGGTTCTTACTTACACATGGGTGGCCGTATTGGTGTATTAGTAACTTTAGAAGGTTCTACTGATGCAGCAGCTGCTAAAGATGTTGCTATGCACATTGCAGCAATCAACCCAACTTATGTTTCTCGTGATGAAGTTTCTGCTGAAGAAGTTGAACGTGAGCGTAAAGTATTAACTGAACAAGCTCTTAACGAAGGTAAACCAGAAAACATCGTTGCAAAAATGGTTGAAGGTCGTCTTGGTAAATATTTCGAAGATGTTTGCTTACTTGATCAAACTTTCGTTAAAAACTCAGATCAAAAAGTACGTGATTTTGTAGCTTCAACTGGTGGTTCTGTAAACGGCTTTGTACGTTACGCTGTTGGTGAAGGTATCGAAAAACGTGAAGATAACTTTGCAGAAGAAGTAATGAGCCAAGTTAAAGGTAACTAATTTAGCTTGCATTTGATTCTAATCAAATAATATCTAGATTATCTAGACAAAAAAATGGGGAACACAACATAGCGTGTTCCCTATTTTTCCGAAGTGAATGAAAAATTGAAGATAATTTTCTATTCTGCCTTATTCACAACTAGCAATTATTGTTAGATATACTATAATGGAAAAGGGAATAGGGATGTTTTAAATAAAGTCTTACGGAGGTTTACAATGAGTGTACCGCAATATAAACGAGTAGTTATTAAACTAAGTGGTGAAGCGTTAGCTGGAGAAGCGGGCTTCGGTTTATCACCAAAAATAATCAAGTCTGTTGCAGAAGAAGTGAAAGAAGTAGTAGATCTTGATGTAGAAGTTGCTGTTGTTGTAGGTGGCGGTAATATATGGCGTGGGAAAATAGGTAGTGAAATGGGAATGGATCGTGCAGCTGCGGACTATATGGGCATGCTGGCAACCGTAATGAACTCCCTAGCTTTACAAGATGCACTTGAAAAATTAGGCATTGAAACACGTGTTCAATCTTCTATTGTGATGACTCAAGTAGCGGAGCCATACATTCGTCGTAAAGCAGTTAGACATCTTGAGAAAAAGCGTGTCGTTATCTTTGCAGCAGGGACAGGTAATCCGTTCTTCTCTACTGATACGACTGCCGCATTACGAGCAGCAGAAATTGACGCTGATGCAATTTTAATGGCTAAAAACAATGTTGATGGCGTTTATTCAGCAGATCCTAAATTGGATGAGACAGCCATTAAATATGATACACTCACATACTTAGACGTTATCCAACAAGGCTTACAAGTAATGGATTCAACGGCTTCTACTTTATGTATGGATAACGATATCCCGCTAATTGTTTTTTCAATTACGGAGCCGGGTAACATTAAACGTGCTGTACAAGGCGAGAAAATCGGAACAGTTGTTAGGAGGAATGTATAATGGCTAAACAAGTATTAGAACAAGCAAAAGAAAAAATGAACAAAACAATCGCTGCTTTCTCACGTGAACTAGCTTCTATTCGTGCAGGTCGTGCGAATGCATCTCTATTAGATCGTATTTCGGTTGATTACTATGGAGCCCCAACACCAATTAACCAACTTGGGGGTATTTCTGTACCTGAAGCGCGTTTATTAGTAATTACACCTTACGATAAATCAATTTTAGGTGATATTGAAAAAGCAATTATGAAATCAGATATTGGTATCACACCAACAAATGATGGTTCTGTCATTCGT encodes:
- the frr gene encoding ribosome recycling factor translates to MAKQVLEQAKEKMNKTIAAFSRELASIRAGRANASLLDRISVDYYGAPTPINQLGGISVPEARLLVITPYDKSILGDIEKAIMKSDIGITPTNDGSVIRLMIPALTEERRKDLVKQVKKEAEDAKIAVRNVRRDANDDLKKLEKAGEITEDDLRGFGEDIQKLTDEFIVKVDQVAKDKEKEILEV
- a CDS encoding RNA polymerase subunit sigma produces the protein MSLKGVELQIAIPKTFEAGKMADQAQQQVLAQQAHANEALKKEVERQQKIVNTSEGMDEISEDEDAGGEYLTGIHKKKKKDQQEKQAQHPFKGNFVDFSG
- the tsf gene encoding translation elongation factor Ts, translated to MANITAQLVKELREKTGAGMMDCKKALVQTDGDLEAAIDFLREKGLSSAAKKADRIAAEGTTYILEQGNEAIILEVNAETDFVAKNDKFQVLVASLAEQLLAAKPASVEAALELANAEGVKIVDQISTAIATIGEKITLRRFEIKTKSDADAFGSYLHMGGRIGVLVTLEGSTDAAAAKDVAMHIAAINPTYVSRDEVSAEEVERERKVLTEQALNEGKPENIVAKMVEGRLGKYFEDVCLLDQTFVKNSDQKVRDFVASTGGSVNGFVRYAVGEGIEKREDNFAEEVMSQVKGN
- a CDS encoding FliA/WhiG family RNA polymerase sigma factor, with amino-acid sequence MTQPILNDEQKLWNRWIHERDPDAGDLLIKKYISLVSYHVQRIGAGLPKSVSRDDLTSLGMVGLFDALNKFDINRDLKFDTYASFRVRGAIIDGLRKEDWLPRSAREKAKKLDAQIEQLEQKYMRHVTPEELAEHMKLPVEDVYQTVQEHFFSNVLSINEQQDQEETDGKSFVIRDDTTKTPEQAIIKSELLDDLAENIQKLNEKEQLVLSLFYTEELTLTEIGEMLELSTSRISQIHSKALLKLRKLLSSEMINA
- the pyrH gene encoding UMP kinase, producing the protein MSVPQYKRVVIKLSGEALAGEAGFGLSPKIIKSVAEEVKEVVDLDVEVAVVVGGGNIWRGKIGSEMGMDRAAADYMGMLATVMNSLALQDALEKLGIETRVQSSIVMTQVAEPYIRRKAVRHLEKKRVVIFAAGTGNPFFSTDTTAALRAAEIDADAILMAKNNVDGVYSADPKLDETAIKYDTLTYLDVIQQGLQVMDSTASTLCMDNDIPLIVFSITEPGNIKRAVQGEKIGTVVRRNV
- the rpsB gene encoding 30S ribosomal protein S2, with protein sequence MSVISMKQLLEAGVHFGHQTRRWNPKMKKYIFVERNGIYIIDLQKTVKKLEEAYDFMRQVGQDGGKVLFVGTKKQAQEAIKDEAERSGNYYINQRWLGGTLTNFGTIQKRVARMKQIEKMEEEGTFEVLPKKEVIQLKKEHERLIKFLGGIRDMHDLPDVMFVVDPRKERIAVAEARKLNIPLVGIVDTNCDPDEIDYVIPANDDAIRAVKLLTAKMADALIESKQGEEEAPAVEVAAE